A stretch of the Clostridium fungisolvens genome encodes the following:
- a CDS encoding MBL fold metallo-hydrolase encodes MIYLFVFLILLCIAIALFVNLNPVFGGRPNKELYKHFNNYVNGKFINESETEMSMGVTDIFSMLRDSIKNNNERNPASEIPVSVIDWEKINSEKDSLTWFGHSAFLLSIDNKKLLLDPMLGQIASPVSFAGSKRYRYSEKMSSILDEMPFIDAVFITHDHYDHLDYQSIIKLKNKVGHFFVPLGVSAHLVRWGVQKEKITELNWWQEATLQDIQVTFLPSKHFSGRGIFNRDTTLWGGWAIFGKHISFYTSGDGGYGEHFKKIGEKYGPFDITLIEGAQYDRRWSSVHMIPEEAVQAHVNVKGKNMMLMHWGAFTLAFHGWKEPVERAVEEAKKSGVNLIVPKIGETVIIESDLNNQFSSWWD; translated from the coding sequence ATGATATATTTATTTGTTTTTTTAATTTTATTATGTATAGCTATAGCATTGTTTGTAAACTTAAATCCGGTTTTCGGCGGAAGACCGAATAAAGAACTTTACAAGCATTTTAATAATTACGTCAATGGAAAATTCATTAATGAGAGTGAAACAGAAATGAGTATGGGAGTGACTGACATCTTTTCTATGCTTAGAGATTCTATAAAAAATAACAATGAGAGAAATCCAGCTTCTGAAATTCCCGTGTCTGTTATTGATTGGGAAAAGATCAATAGTGAAAAAGATAGCCTAACTTGGTTTGGACATTCGGCTTTTTTACTTAGCATAGATAATAAAAAGTTGCTTTTAGATCCTATGCTAGGGCAAATTGCTTCTCCAGTTTCTTTTGCGGGGAGCAAGAGATATAGATATAGTGAAAAAATGTCTAGTATCCTTGATGAAATGCCCTTTATTGATGCTGTTTTTATTACTCATGATCATTACGATCATTTAGATTATCAGTCTATAATTAAATTAAAAAATAAGGTGGGACACTTTTTTGTACCTTTAGGGGTAAGCGCTCATTTGGTAAGATGGGGTGTTCAGAAAGAAAAAATTACAGAACTTAATTGGTGGCAGGAAGCAACACTCCAAGATATACAAGTGACATTTCTTCCTTCTAAACACTTTTCTGGTAGAGGGATTTTTAATAGAGACACAACCTTGTGGGGAGGCTGGGCTATCTTCGGAAAACATATAAGTTTTTATACTAGCGGAGATGGTGGATATGGTGAGCATTTTAAGAAAATAGGAGAAAAATATGGTCCTTTTGATATTACATTAATAGAAGGAGCTCAATATGATAGGCGTTGGTCATCCGTGCATATGATACCAGAAGAAGCTGTTCAAGCTCATGTAAATGTAAAAGGGAAGAATATGATGTTAATGCATTGGGGAGCTTTTACTTTAGCATTTCATGGTTGGAAAGAACCAGTAGAGCGAGCAGTAGAAGAGGCAAAGAAATCTGGTGTAAATTTAATAGTACCTAAAATTGGTGAAACTGTAATAATAGAATCAGATTTAAATAATCAATTTTCTTCATGGTGGGATTAA
- a CDS encoding sugar O-acetyltransferase has translation MNQKERMLAGLPYKAWLDGLSEERMENKLKVHEYNLLSPDEKDKIERLIKNILGKTGDNIVVEQPFHCDYGKNIEVGNNFFANYNLTILDVGKVVIGKNAQFAPNVSLYTAGHPLHPDSRNSGYEYGIGITIGDNVWLGGNVVVNPGVHIGNNVVIGSGSVVTKDIPDNVIAVGNPCKVIREITEEDRKYYYKNYEFDVEDYNE, from the coding sequence ATGAATCAAAAAGAAAGAATGTTAGCAGGGTTGCCATATAAAGCTTGGTTAGATGGACTTTCAGAAGAAAGAATGGAAAATAAGTTAAAGGTACATGAGTACAATTTATTGAGTCCAGATGAGAAAGATAAAATAGAGCGATTAATTAAGAATATACTAGGAAAAACTGGGGACAACATTGTTGTAGAGCAGCCATTTCACTGTGATTATGGTAAAAATATTGAAGTTGGCAATAATTTTTTCGCCAATTATAATTTAACAATATTAGATGTTGGTAAAGTGGTTATTGGTAAGAACGCACAATTTGCACCAAATGTTTCACTATATACAGCTGGTCATCCATTACATCCTGATTCACGAAATTCAGGTTATGAATATGGTATTGGCATAACAATAGGAGATAATGTTTGGCTTGGGGGAAATGTTGTTGTAAACCCTGGAGTTCATATCGGAAATAATGTTGTAATTGGCTCTGGAAGTGTGGTAACGAAGGATATACCTGATAATGTTATTGCCGTAGGAAATCCATGTAAGGTAATTCGTGAGATTACAGAAGAAGATCGTAAATATTATTATAAAAATTATGAGTTTGATGTTGAGGATTATAACGAGTAA
- a CDS encoding PHP domain-containing protein → MSYIDLHMHSCYSDDGEFKPQRLVDFCLDKNIKYFSIADHNSVRAIVEAKEYCIGKDIEIIPAIELDCSIDKVNLHVLGYGIDYNEKIFHEIEENIITQEQTASKERMRLVRELGIDFSDEVITSLSRNGVVNGEMIAEAAMMFDEAHENPLLKPYYENGSRSDNPYVNFYWDYCAQGKPAYVEVKFISLQEAVKIIKESGGIPVLAHPGNNVKEKVDLLEDIIACGIKGIEVYSSYHNKEQVAFYKEFALKHKLLLTCGSDFHGKTKPSISLGGTECEHNEERIIAELKVGIN, encoded by the coding sequence ATGAGTTATATAGATTTGCATATGCACTCTTGTTACAGTGATGATGGGGAGTTTAAGCCCCAGAGGTTAGTAGATTTTTGCTTAGATAAAAACATAAAATATTTTTCAATTGCAGACCATAACTCTGTAAGAGCAATAGTGGAAGCAAAAGAGTATTGCATTGGCAAAGATATTGAAATTATTCCTGCAATAGAACTGGATTGTTCTATTGATAAGGTGAATTTACATGTTTTGGGGTATGGTATAGATTATAATGAAAAAATATTCCATGAGATTGAAGAAAATATTATTACACAAGAACAAACTGCATCAAAAGAGCGAATGCGATTAGTAAGAGAACTGGGCATAGATTTTTCAGATGAAGTGATTACTTCATTATCTAGAAATGGCGTAGTTAATGGTGAAATGATTGCTGAAGCTGCTATGATGTTTGATGAGGCTCATGAAAATCCACTACTTAAGCCTTATTATGAAAACGGATCTAGGAGTGATAATCCTTATGTGAATTTTTACTGGGATTATTGTGCTCAAGGTAAACCTGCTTACGTTGAAGTAAAGTTCATAAGTTTGCAGGAAGCAGTTAAAATCATTAAGGAAAGTGGAGGCATACCAGTTTTAGCTCACCCAGGGAATAATGTTAAGGAAAAAGTAGATCTATTAGAAGACATCATTGCCTGTGGGATTAAGGGCATAGAAGTTTATAGCAGCTATCATAATAAAGAACAAGTAGCATTTTATAAAGAATTTGCATTGAAACATAAATTGCTTTTAACCTGTGGAAGTGATTTTCATGGGAAAACTAAACCTAGTATATCTTTAGGTGGAACGGAATGTGAGCACAATGAAGAGAGAATAATAGCAGAATTAAAGGTTGGTATAAATTAA
- a CDS encoding GNAT family N-acetyltransferase, translated as MFNDYFTEQEPEHIWVATDKEDKPIGYVICNTDYIRYKQLMNQIYYPRLKQLSPEDIEFFESFLLALDKVVYNHPVHFHIDILPGHQRQGIGHKLLDALGKQLISEEFETMMLYASSRNSVGYHFYLKYGFKEIHDYQNDAVALAYYL; from the coding sequence ATGTTCAATGATTATTTCACAGAACAGGAGCCAGAACATATATGGGTGGCAACTGACAAAGAGGATAAGCCTATAGGATATGTAATCTGTAATACAGATTATATTCGATATAAACAATTGATGAATCAAATATATTATCCAAGACTAAAGCAGTTATCACCAGAAGATATTGAGTTTTTTGAAAGCTTTTTATTAGCCTTAGATAAAGTAGTATATAATCATCCAGTACATTTTCATATTGATATACTGCCTGGCCATCAGAGGCAGGGGATTGGGCACAAGCTATTAGACGCATTAGGAAAACAACTTATAAGTGAAGAATTTGAAACAATGATGCTTTATGCAAGTTCTAGAAATTCTGTAGGGTATCATTTTTATTTAAAATATGGATTTAAGGAAATTCATGATTATCAAAATGACGCAGTAGCATTGGCGTATTATTTGTAA
- a CDS encoding helix-turn-helix domain-containing protein has translation MLEIQLLSDNSEIVSYNFTDFPIRAKQALLSDYPNMTAANHWHKDWEFTLVLKGKMSYYVNGKVYKIQEDQCIFVNSEQMHYGFSADGSDCDFICILIHPYLISTIERIRDAYVLPICTDASHPFFILTQEISWQRNLIDMLEQIYKLCDEEQDGFELQLMSLLHSLCYRLHQDMKNNMSTNENTDNKKLEAMHNMIGFIQKNYQRKISLNEIATAGNVCRSSCCDIFQLILHKTPISYLTEYRLEKSIELLNIPSLSVTEIALQCGFNGSSYFTEIFHKNFGFTPMQYRKKKLS, from the coding sequence ATGTTGGAAATACAATTATTAAGTGATAATTCAGAAATTGTTTCATATAATTTCACTGACTTTCCTATTCGTGCAAAGCAAGCCTTACTTTCAGACTACCCAAATATGACTGCTGCAAATCATTGGCATAAGGATTGGGAATTCACTCTAGTTTTAAAGGGAAAAATGTCTTATTACGTAAACGGAAAAGTCTATAAAATTCAAGAGGATCAATGTATTTTCGTAAATTCCGAGCAGATGCATTATGGCTTTTCTGCAGATGGTTCTGACTGTGATTTTATCTGCATACTGATACACCCATACCTGATTTCTACTATTGAAAGAATTAGGGACGCTTATGTACTTCCAATATGTACAGATGCTTCACATCCATTTTTCATATTGACTCAAGAAATATCTTGGCAAAGAAACTTGATAGACATGCTAGAACAAATATATAAATTATGTGATGAGGAACAAGATGGTTTTGAGTTGCAGCTAATGAGCCTCCTACATTCATTATGTTATAGACTTCACCAAGATATGAAAAACAATATGTCCACTAATGAAAATACTGATAATAAAAAACTGGAAGCTATGCATAACATGATAGGTTTTATACAGAAGAATTATCAGAGAAAAATATCTCTAAATGAGATCGCCACTGCTGGAAATGTATGCCGTAGTAGTTGCTGTGATATCTTTCAATTAATTTTACATAAGACTCCAATCTCTTATCTAACAGAATATAGACTAGAAAAAAGCATCGAGCTTTTAAATATTCCTTCACTTTCAGTTACTGAAATAGCACTCCAATGTGGCTTTAACGGCTCCAGTTATTTTACGGAAATATTCCATAAAAATTTTGGGTTTACACCAATGCAATATAGAAAAAAGAAACTTAGTTGA